The proteins below are encoded in one region of Desulfovibrio desulfuricans:
- a CDS encoding response regulator encodes MSLRILLADDEKEFVDTLAERLSLRGFAPYVVYDGISALQAATPEKPDVVVLDLFMPGLSGDEVLRRLKVLYPDLPVILLTGHEAVDDNGTNPVAQAFACLTKPLSFNVFLETLQAAVREGKECSANGGKS; translated from the coding sequence ATGTCATTACGCATCCTTCTGGCTGACGATGAAAAGGAATTTGTCGATACCCTGGCAGAGCGTCTTTCGCTTCGCGGCTTTGCGCCCTATGTGGTTTATGACGGCATCAGCGCCCTCCAGGCCGCCACGCCGGAAAAACCCGATGTTGTGGTGCTTGATCTCTTCATGCCCGGCTTGTCGGGTGATGAAGTGCTGCGCCGCCTCAAGGTTCTGTACCCTGATTTGCCGGTTATCCTGCTCACAGGGCACGAGGCCGTGGACGACAACGGCACAAATCCTGTGGCGCAGGCCTTTGCCTGCCTCACCAAGCCGCTGAGTTTCAATGTTTTTCTGGAAACGCTGCAAGCTGCCGTGCGTGAAGGCAAGGAATGCTCAGCCAACGGAGGCAAGTCATGA